In one Natronosalvus amylolyticus genomic region, the following are encoded:
- a CDS encoding TrkA C-terminal domain-containing protein: MSLLASVLTHPLVEAGVRIGGLSVLAGFVTALAAFVFRAKLRVSLPEGAALILGLGAVAIYLNTRLIFVQFVGDTGDPLEASEAFLNVAVFVAAGIACYGGRYAGDRAGTSDRFNWTTFQPDLSPLVRATGRSVTVTLPADVADIDGYDDVPAETKAKLAGKTMDFPRGITIAALESQLTSRLKDEHDIGYVDVDIDVDGTISYLAVGKRAAGIGPTVPPEYVAIAVRADPPFSASPGDTVQLWRTDAVDDPERVGTGEFRASVDDVATLILNESTAATVDPAGSYRLMTLAPESHPDREFATMLRRDEKTMSIIECTASSPYVGQSIRALEVAVIAIQAGDGGLESIPTDDRTIRAGDRLYTIGQPDTLRKIESTAGTRLLEERSTGTVVEQTSASSSQ; this comes from the coding sequence ATGAGTCTGCTGGCGTCCGTCCTGACCCATCCGCTCGTCGAAGCCGGCGTTCGTATCGGCGGGTTGTCGGTGCTAGCCGGATTCGTCACCGCGCTCGCAGCGTTCGTGTTTCGCGCCAAACTTCGGGTCTCGTTACCGGAAGGGGCCGCCCTCATCCTTGGCCTCGGAGCCGTCGCCATCTATCTCAATACGCGGCTGATCTTCGTTCAGTTCGTCGGCGATACCGGTGACCCGCTCGAGGCCAGCGAAGCGTTCCTCAACGTGGCCGTGTTCGTCGCCGCAGGCATCGCGTGTTACGGTGGCAGGTATGCGGGTGACAGGGCCGGTACCAGTGACCGGTTCAACTGGACGACGTTCCAACCCGACTTGAGCCCGCTCGTCCGAGCCACCGGGCGGTCGGTCACCGTCACACTGCCTGCGGATGTCGCCGATATCGACGGCTACGACGACGTTCCCGCAGAAACCAAAGCTAAATTGGCCGGCAAAACCATGGATTTCCCTCGCGGTATCACGATTGCGGCACTCGAGAGCCAGCTCACGAGTCGTCTCAAAGACGAACACGATATCGGGTACGTCGACGTCGACATCGACGTGGACGGCACCATCTCCTACCTGGCGGTCGGCAAGCGTGCAGCAGGTATCGGACCGACGGTCCCACCGGAGTACGTCGCAATTGCTGTCAGGGCCGATCCACCGTTCAGCGCCTCGCCCGGCGATACCGTCCAACTGTGGCGGACTGACGCCGTCGATGACCCGGAACGTGTCGGGACAGGAGAGTTCCGTGCCAGCGTCGACGACGTCGCGACGCTCATCCTGAACGAATCAACGGCTGCGACAGTGGACCCGGCAGGGTCGTATCGGCTGATGACGCTCGCCCCAGAATCACACCCTGACCGCGAGTTCGCGACGATGCTCCGGCGTGACGAAAAGACGATGAGCATCATCGAATGTACGGCCTCGAGCCCGTACGTGGGGCAATCGATTCGAGCCCTCGAGGTAGCCGTGATCGCGATTCAGGCTGGCGATGGCGGCCTCGAGTCTATCCCAACGGACGACCGGACAATTCGGGCGGGTGACCGCCTCTATACGATCGGGCAACCCGACACGCTGCGAAAGATCGAGTCAACGGCCGGGACGAGATTGCTCGAAGAACGCTCGACTGGCACCGTCGTCGAACAGACATCGGCCTCTAGTAGCCAGTGA